The Spiroplasma clarkii genome has a window encoding:
- a CDS encoding PTS sugar transporter subunit IIC gives MNLQETIEKYKLNEVIDFKRIEKLANTKKFITTTFSILIISNISFLLASGTFIWLFLTMMEDSTHDSFSRFFMVFCIYSAFIGLFNINEPMIFGLPIMLNIVWFIPFVLLPVLNAAIVYLVMSTGMVDATTIDNPWTLPLFTMAFLNSSLDWKAIVLWFACAGVYFVGYTPFVKIAEKQAARLELEKLASEKLATNHLHHSNFNVKNK, from the coding sequence ATGAATTTACAAGAAACAATTGAAAAATATAAACTTAATGAGGTGATTGACTTTAAAAGAATAGAAAAACTGGCAAACACCAAGAAATTTATAACCACAACATTTTCCATATTAATAATATCAAATATCAGTTTTTTGCTAGCATCAGGAACATTTATATGACTGTTTTTAACTATGATGGAGGATTCAACACATGACTCTTTTAGTAGATTTTTCATGGTGTTTTGCATTTATTCTGCATTTATAGGATTGTTTAATATCAATGAACCAATGATTTTTGGGTTACCAATTATGCTAAATATTGTTTGATTTATTCCATTTGTTTTACTACCAGTTCTTAATGCAGCAATAGTGTACCTAGTTATGAGTACAGGAATGGTTGATGCAACCACAATTGACAATCCTTGGACACTACCATTGTTTACTATGGCTTTCTTAAATAGTTCATTAGACTGAAAAGCAATTGTGCTGTGGTTTGCTTGTGCTGGAGTCTACTTTGTGGGATATACTCCATTTGTAAAGATAGCAGAAAAACAAGCTGCCAGATTAGAATTAGAGAAACTTGCATCTGAAAAATTAGCAACAAATCATTTGCATCATAGCAATTTTAATGTAAAAAACAAATAG
- a CDS encoding PTS sugar transporter subunit IIB: protein MKKILLACNAGMSTSLLVNKMKAAATKNLAVEIEAVPVSEAVQILEGWDCVLLGPQVGHELAKFKRATRNLDITVEIISAQNYGRVDGEAVLNQALSIIKD, encoded by the coding sequence GTGAAAAAAATATTACTAGCTTGTAATGCTGGGATGTCAACATCATTGTTGGTCAATAAGATGAAAGCAGCAGCCACAAAAAATTTAGCTGTTGAAATAGAAGCGGTTCCAGTTAGTGAAGCAGTTCAAATTTTAGAAGGTTGAGACTGTGTTTTACTTGGTCCACAAGTTGGTCATGAACTTGCTAAATTTAAAAGAGCTACTAGAAACTTAGACATAACTGTTGAAATTATTAGTGCTCAAAATTATGGGAGAGTTGATGGAGAAGCTGTGCTAAACCAGGCTCTATCAATAATAAAAGACTAG
- a CDS encoding ROK family protein, with product MKNLVFDIGGKSTKIAIFENQQIVKRDLLDYHNEIYSGKKLLTEINNWIKAKIAIESIDNICIASPGIINTRTGEISGLSAIENLTQINFKTFFENEYKINVFVDNDSNCAAIAELELGVLKNCENGLMFVIGTGLGCSIIVNNKLHKGSHLLAGEIGAGLSRYETGEFINNSVDCATLGLEWNVENKYKLKLSAKEIYKEFEINNKFEEEINFQIHNLAKLIANLSFVIDPKIIAIGGAISENKIFIKKLKQAISKIIIDSEMPQYFEIKTCKYFNDSNLIGANLLAKK from the coding sequence ATGAAAAATTTAGTATTTGATATTGGTGGTAAATCTACAAAGATAGCAATTTTTGAAAACCAACAAATTGTAAAAAGAGATCTTTTAGATTATCACAATGAAATTTATTCAGGAAAAAAATTACTAACTGAAATTAATAATTGAATCAAAGCAAAAATAGCAATTGAATCTATTGATAACATTTGTATTGCATCACCAGGAATAATTAATACAAGAACTGGAGAAATTAGCGGCTTAAGTGCCATTGAAAATCTTACTCAAATTAATTTCAAAACATTTTTTGAAAATGAGTATAAAATAAATGTTTTTGTAGACAATGACTCCAATTGTGCTGCAATTGCAGAATTGGAATTAGGAGTTTTAAAAAATTGTGAGAATGGTTTAATGTTTGTAATAGGAACAGGGCTTGGTTGTTCAATTATTGTTAACAACAAATTACATAAAGGTTCACATTTGCTTGCTGGTGAAATTGGTGCAGGTTTATCAAGATATGAAACTGGAGAATTTATAAATAATTCAGTTGACTGTGCCACCTTAGGACTTGAATGAAATGTTGAAAACAAATATAAATTGAAACTTTCTGCAAAAGAAATTTATAAAGAATTTGAAATTAATAATAAATTTGAAGAAGAAATTAACTTTCAAATTCATAACTTAGCTAAGTTAATTGCAAATTTAAGTTTTGTAATTGATCCAAAAATTATTGCCATTGGGGGAGCAATAAGTGAAAACAAAATATTTATAAAAAAACTAAAACAAGCGATTTCAAAAATTATTATTGATTCAGAAATGCCTCAATATTTTGAGATAAAAACTTGTAAGTATTTTAATGATTCAAATTTAATTGGCGCTAATTTATTAGCAAAGAAATAA